The window AAGATCACGCTCGTCGGGGTCTTGACGGTCGTAGAACCCGCGGGACCCGCGCGGATAATGAGTTATGAAGAACGGTCCGGCTGCTTTTTGTGAGAGCAAAGCCTCGCCTGACCAGCTGATCTCCGCATGGAGGTCCTGCGTGTGCTGAAGCTCGCGCAACCGAGTCACGGCCTCCCGGTGGGTGAGCGTTTCGAACGGCTCGTGGAGGAGCGAAACGAGGTTCGTCGGGTCCCTGCCGAGTGCGGTGAGATCTGCGGTGCACGCTTCGGTGACGTGCTTCACCACGTGCGTCACGAGTCGTTCGAGGAGCTCCTGGGTGTCCGAGCGGGTCGCGTGCGCCAGCTCGACATCGATCTGGTTGAACTCCACCAGGTGCCGCGCGGTGTCAGCGGTTTCCGGTGGTTCGGCACGCAGATTCGCGGCGACGCAGAAAAGGCGTGACGTCGCGGTGAGCGATGCCTGCTTGTATAGAATCGCGCTCGTCATCAATTTGTACCGGTGGCCGTAGAGGCTGACGTCGAGCTGCTTCGCGCCGCGCGCACCGGGATCGGTCACCGGGCCGACGACCGGCGCCGGCAGCTCGATGCACCCTTCTTGCCGGAGGAAGGCGCGAGCGGCCACCAGGACCTGGTCCTGGACTCGCAGCGCCCGCTGAGTGACCGGTGAGCGCAAGTGCTGACCGGGCGGCGGCGGGAACCGACGGTCGGGGTCCGTCATGAGAGTCTCGATTCAGCGGGTGTCATGCCAGTTGCTCCGATCGTCGCGGCGCTGTCGTACTTACGGCGAACGTAGGACAGGTACTCGAGCAGACCTCGTGAACTCAGGTCCGCCTCTTCGGTGGTCTCGCGGTGGATTGGCAATGTCCCGGTCGCGGCCCAGCGGAGTTTGCCGCGTGCGTCGATGAACGCCCTCGTCGCGCCGGCGTTGTCGGGG of the Amycolatopsis sp. NBC_01488 genome contains:
- a CDS encoding asparagine synthetase A; this encodes MTDPDRRFPPPPGQHLRSPVTQRALRVQDQVLVAARAFLRQEGCIELPAPVVGPVTDPGARGAKQLDVSLYGHRYKLMTSAILYKQASLTATSRLFCVAANLRAEPPETADTARHLVEFNQIDVELAHATRSDTQELLERLVTHVVKHVTEACTADLTALGRDPTNLVSLLHEPFETLTHREAVTRLRELQHTQDLHAEISWSGEALLSQKAAGPFFITHYPRGSRGFYDRQDPDERDLLRNFDLLAPGGFGELASGGEREHDYTRVVTRMRETGENPAKYGWYLDVLRDGIPPSSGFGLGLERLTRFITGLDYLWQTTAYPKVPGQLGA